Proteins from a genomic interval of Lolium perenne isolate Kyuss_39 chromosome 1, Kyuss_2.0, whole genome shotgun sequence:
- the LOC127342577 gene encoding uncharacterized protein isoform X2 produces MAATAKDVRAVHVPDEVAQEEEQNGGVALNGSDGNMTAAAHTRVEEQSSGGGGAARHGDEEEVSQDGNVQTQRGFLLGRKRKAIATRSKPEATETKIHDKKCQGESLRAENEILRLQLVQTMKELEAEQIRRLELELLLKNKENKSLKKQNKALRAENEHYKKTAKPPRNPRLCRFCNEYVLGHDYRNCPERRASPSSEQDEADDSN; encoded by the exons ATGGCCGCCACCGCCAAGGACGTCCGCGCTGTCCACGTCCCTGACGAG GTGGcgcaggaggaggagcagaatgGGGGCGTGGCGTTGAACGGGAGTGACGGCAACATGACGGCGGCCGCCCACACGCGCGTCGAGGAGCAGAgcagcggtggtggcggcgccgcccgtcATGGCGATG AAGAGGAGGTTTCTCAGGATGGTAATGTTCAGACTCAACGTGGGTTTCTGCTTGGGAGGAAGAGGAAAGCAATCGCGACCCGAAGCAAGCCTGAGGCTACTGAAACTAAGATCCACGACAAAAAATGCCAGG GGGAGTCTCTGAGGGCTGAAAATGAAATTTTGAGGCTGCAGCTTGTGCAAACGATGAAGGAGCTTGAGGCTGAACAGATTCGGAGACTCGAACTTGAGTTGCTTCTGAAGAATAAGGAGAACAAGTCCCTGAAAAAGCAGAACAAAGCGTTGAGAGCTGAAAATGAGCACTACAAGAAGACT GCAAAGCCACCAAGAAATCCAAGGCTGTGCAGGTTCTGTAACGAGTATGTACTCGGCCATGACTACCGCAACTGCCCCGAGAGGCGCGCTTCCCCTTCTTCTGAACAAGATGAAGCTGATGATTCCAACTAG
- the LOC127342577 gene encoding uncharacterized protein isoform X1 — MAATAKDVRAVHVPDEVSRWWDTFNSCVPVDEQDTEEEPVVDSDSDFEQVAQEEEQNGGVALNGSDGNMTAAAHTRVEEQSSGGGGAARHGDEEEVSQDGNVQTQRGFLLGRKRKAIATRSKPEATETKIHDKKCQGESLRAENEILRLQLVQTMKELEAEQIRRLELELLLKNKENKSLKKQNKALRAENEHYKKTAKPPRNPRLCRFCNEYVLGHDYRNCPERRASPSSEQDEADDSN; from the exons ATGGCCGCCACCGCCAAGGACGTCCGCGCTGTCCACGTCCCTGACGAGGTGAGTAGGTGGTGGGATACCTTCAACAGCTGCGTCCCCGTCGACGAGCAGGATACTGAGGAGGAGCCGGTGGTGGACTCCGACTCCGATTTCGAGCAGGTGGcgcaggaggaggagcagaatgGGGGCGTGGCGTTGAACGGGAGTGACGGCAACATGACGGCGGCCGCCCACACGCGCGTCGAGGAGCAGAgcagcggtggtggcggcgccgcccgtcATGGCGATG AAGAGGAGGTTTCTCAGGATGGTAATGTTCAGACTCAACGTGGGTTTCTGCTTGGGAGGAAGAGGAAAGCAATCGCGACCCGAAGCAAGCCTGAGGCTACTGAAACTAAGATCCACGACAAAAAATGCCAGG GGGAGTCTCTGAGGGCTGAAAATGAAATTTTGAGGCTGCAGCTTGTGCAAACGATGAAGGAGCTTGAGGCTGAACAGATTCGGAGACTCGAACTTGAGTTGCTTCTGAAGAATAAGGAGAACAAGTCCCTGAAAAAGCAGAACAAAGCGTTGAGAGCTGAAAATGAGCACTACAAGAAGACT GCAAAGCCACCAAGAAATCCAAGGCTGTGCAGGTTCTGTAACGAGTATGTACTCGGCCATGACTACCGCAACTGCCCCGAGAGGCGCGCTTCCCCTTCTTCTGAACAAGATGAAGCTGATGATTCCAACTAG